GCAGTGGGCCAATAGCAGCGATTCCAATGCGTCATCCAGGTAGGGTGATGGCATGTTTAGTCGTGCTCCAGCACCCAGTGTGTTGCTCCTACTGCATCGACGCCTGGCTCGATCTGATACTCGAATAGCAAGCCCGCTTCCGCGGCGGCATTACCTAGTACCCCGGCAAGTTGACTGGGCGATTGGCTATCGCTGAGCAGATAACCGTCTTGCGTCAGTTTGCCGCCACCTACCACGGGAATGGCGCCAGGCAACGAATCGGCATGCACATCCAGTCGTGCGGCAAAGCGCTGCTGCTCAAAGTCCACTACCAGGCCAGGGTGGCTGATGGAAGCGGTTTCCAGCTGCTCACCCCGCTTCACATACGCCTCGTAGCGGTTGAGGTCGAAATAGGCCTTGCCTGCATCGGGCAGTTGAGGTCTGTGCAAGGAGTTTTCCACCATGCCGAAGACACTGTTGACCGTGGGATAGCGGCGCGGCTGATGGTCACCGTGCAGCAGGCGTGCGACTTCACGGGTTTCATCGTCAACAAATTCACTCCAGCGGCCCCAGAGGATGGTGGGCTGGGCGACTCGCCCCTGGTCACGGGGCTGAATCTCACTGGCCGCGTTGCCACGCTCCACCGCTTCGGCAATGAGCCCGGTCTGCTCCATATAGCGGTTTGCCTGCTCCAGGGCCTCCTCGTAGTTGCGCGAGCCGGGCAGGGAGTCGCCGGTCAGCAACTGGACGCCCTCCTGGTGGGGCATGGCCGTTTCGATAGGACTTAACGTGGACTCCGCGGGGTGGGGGGGGCGCAGCTCATCCGGGGTAATGCCATCACGGGTAAGCTGGGCCGCCCTGTCGCCCAGGCGGGTCTCCAGCAGCATGTTGCGCTGGGTGTCGAACAGCTCAACTGCGCCACTGCTGTCGCAGGGGCCCACGCCTCCGCGCCGGCACTCGCTGGAGAGCGGCGCCATCACCACGCCGCCACGGGCCAGGCTCAAGCGACTCACCTCATCCAACGACAGAATGCTGAAATCGGTGCCGCGGATACCAATCGCGGCGATGGGTGTTTCAAGGCGGAAGTGCTCACGGCTGCGGGCGCCGATCTCGCCGCTGATCGAACGCACGACACCATGGTGCAGGGTCAGGTTAACGCGAGATGCATCTGGCTGATCGGGGGTGTAACGGTAATGGGCGATGGTGATGGCGCTATCGCTACGCAGACTGAGCAGAGCGCCGTCGACCATGCGCAGATGCACGAATCCATCGGCTCCCGTGGTGAGCCTGTCTCCTTCATGAATGGGGTCGGCAGCTGCCAGGGAGTGGGCTGTGGCATCTCGCCATACGGTGGCA
The Halomonas sp. H10-9-1 DNA segment above includes these coding regions:
- a CDS encoding FecR family protein, which codes for MQRAKPRSVYPCVMVLLSSLMLLCLLLPSWAWAGQKLSGKVTFVSGDATVWRDATAHSLAAADPIHEGDRLTTGADGFVHLRMVDGALLSLRSDSAITIAHYRYTPDQPDASRVNLTLHHGVVRSISGEIGARSREHFRLETPIAAIGIRGTDFSILSLDEVSRLSLARGGVVMAPLSSECRRGGVGPCDSSGAVELFDTQRNMLLETRLGDRAAQLTRDGITPDELRPPHPAESTLSPIETAMPHQEGVQLLTGDSLPGSRNYEEALEQANRYMEQTGLIAEAVERGNAASEIQPRDQGRVAQPTILWGRWSEFVDDETREVARLLHGDHQPRRYPTVNSVFGMVENSLHRPQLPDAGKAYFDLNRYEAYVKRGEQLETASISHPGLVVDFEQQRFAARLDVHADSLPGAIPVVGGGKLTQDGYLLSDSQSPSQLAGVLGNAAAEAGLLFEYQIEPGVDAVGATHWVLEHD